From the Lathyrus oleraceus cultivar Zhongwan6 chromosome 4, CAAS_Psat_ZW6_1.0, whole genome shotgun sequence genome, one window contains:
- the LOC127136650 gene encoding uncharacterized mitochondrial protein AtMg00240-like codes for MDACKDIATPMGSGTYLEKNESRTPIDITKYRGMISSLLYLTASRPDIMFSVCFCARFQASPKESHLSAVKRIMKYLKGTSNVGLWYPKSSICSLIGFSDADYAGCKTDRKSTSGTCHIFGNALVSWSCKKQASLALSTAKA; via the coding sequence ATGGATGCTTGCAAAGATATAGCCACTCCAATGGGATCAGGGACATATCTTGAGAAGAATGAATCCAGAACTCCAATTGATATTACTAAGTATCGAGGTATGATCAGTTCCTTGTTATATCTAACGGCTAGTCGACCTGATATTATGTTTAGTGTTTGTTTCTGTGCTCGATTTCAAGCATCTCCAAAGGAATCTCATCTCTCTGCTGTAAAGAGAATaatgaagtatctcaaaggaacatCCAATGTTGGCTTATGGTACCCCAAAAGTAGTATATGTAGTCTTATTGGTTTCTctgatgcagattatgcaggatGCAAAACAGACAGAAAAAGCACGAGTGGAACATGTCACATTTTTGGAAATGCTCTAGTTTCGTGGTCATGTAAAAAGCAAGCAAGTTTGGCTCTCAGCACCGCTAAAGCATAA